In Aspergillus nidulans FGSC A4 chromosome II, the genomic stretch TTGAGAACTCTAGCTGGGAATTGCCGTGACACTAAAACAAGAGTGACTCCGAAGATAGTGACTGATACTGTACAGGTAGTTCAATTACAAAGTCTATCAGTCAGATTTTTGCCTTGACGCCTTGACGTTTTGTTTCACGCCTTAGTCTTGACAACAAAAGAGCCATGCGTTCTGAGATCCCTGGAGCTGGCGCCCACCCAAGCCTCGTACGTACCAGGAGCAACTGCCCACTTTTGGTGCTGGACATCCCAGTAGGAGATGTCACGGCGGCGGAGCTCGAAGGTCACCTTGGTCGACTGACCCTTCTTGATGTAGACATTGTGGAAACCACGCAGCTGGCGCACTGGCTGCTTCGCGACGTCCGGGTACGAGATGTAGAGCTGAGGCACCTCGGCCCCATCAAGAGAGCCGGCGTTGCGGATGGTCACGGTCACCTTGGCGACTGTATCCCACAGATCTTCATAGCCACCGACCGCGAGCTGACCTGTAGGGTAGGTGGAGAGGGCAGAGGGGCCCTGGATGTGGAGGTTTGAGTAGGCGAAGTCGGTGTAGGAAAGGCCGTAGCCGAACTCGTAGCGAGGAGTAACGTTATAGGCGTCAAAATAGCGGTAGTCGATATAGTTACCCTCGGTGAAGTTGCACTGCGCTGTGTAGCAGATATCCACATTGTAGTCGGATTCGGTCTTCGCGATGGTGTAGGTGAGGCGGCCGCTGGGGTTGACATCGCCGTAAAGGACATCGACAATGGAATTGCCTGATTCCTGACCCAGCAGACTGCCGTACAGCACGGCCGTGACATTTTCGTGCTCAATCCAACTGTCCAGGATTCTGGCGCCAACTGTGTTGATTACGACCACGGTGTTGTCACAGTTGTCTGCAACCTCGTTAATGAGATTGTCCTGATCGGTGTTGCGCAGCTCCGTGCGATCAGCACCCTCGCCAGCTAATGCGTTGATAAAAACTAGGCAGACATCCATGTTCTCGGAGTATGCACTGACGGAGGGCGTGACAGAGGTGCTGGATGAGCCCTGCATGACCAACGCAGAGCcagtggaggaggagtagGTGTCGTTGGCAATCCAGCGCAGCATGGTGCCGTCCTGGCTCGCCTTGATGTTGAGAGCGTTTTCGGGCGTGATCAGGTATGGCAGAGAAGCCTGTCCAGATCCCGAGTCCGTCGCGATATGGCCGTCGTACGTAGGTCCAGAACCCTCGACACTGAACTGCATGTTAGGGCCAGCCACCGCCGCACGGGCGTGCGAGCCAAAGATGGCCATCTTGTGAGGCTTGTAGAGGGGCAGGgtattgttcttgtttttcAGCAATACCATCGACTTAGAACCATGAGAACGGATCAGCTTGGCGTGGTTGGCGCGGACATCGACATAGTCATCTTGCGCGGCAGTAGAGGGCTGGGTTCCGTTATCGAGGTTGACGTAGTAGTAGCCCATCAGGTTGCGAATAGCCATGTCGTTCAGACGAGCTTCGGTGATGTTGTTGCTCTCAAGGTACCCTTCAATCGTTGATTCACTCCAGAGGCTGGACGAACCGTAATCAAGTCCATtagcagcagaagcaaggGCATCCTGCTGGCCGTTCGTATCAGGCCAGACCATACCGGGGAAACCAAGCTCGGTCTTGAGAATGTCTAGAAGGAGGGAGGAGCTTTGGCATGAGAGCGTGCCGTTGACTTTGGTCATGGCGCACATCACACCACCAAGGCCGGAATGGACCGCGTCGTAGAAGGACCAGAGGTATGTCTCGTGGAGGGTCTTGTCATCGGCGTTGGATGAGTAGGGAGCGCcggaggacgacgaggacgagaaagCACTGCTACCAGCCATTCCACCACCCATTCCAGAGCCGCCGGGGGTCGAAGTGGACGATGGAATGGCTCCCGCAGAGCTTGTAGGAGACATGCCCCCAGGGACACTAGAGCTAAACTCAGCGCCTCTCCCCATGCCGCCACCACCAGgagcaccaccgccaccTCCCATGCCGCCGGTCCGGTTGGTCTCCTGCTCGTTAAGGATAAAGTGCTAAACCGCATTAGATAGGCAGTAATTTGTCGGTCAGGTGAAATGCTTACCTTAGCCCCGGCGATAACTCCCACGTCCGCATAGGCCCTAGTTTCCAACCCGGTTGCAATACCATTCAGATACGGATCAGGTCCAAAGCTTTCCACCAGTCGGCCGCCCCATGGAGTACGGCCAAGAGGCTGCGAGGTCGGACCGGCAACCATCTGGATTCCCTTGCCGTAGAACTCAGCCGCAATGGCCCTGCCCTGCTCGTACATGGCCTCCTTGTCCCAAGTCATGGCCAAGGCGGAGGACAGACTAAACGCCGAGACATAATAGTAGGCTTGCGCGCCCATGTCACCGTCGAGAATGTCGAGAGCCGTAAATGTCTCGCCATTGGTAGTGGTCACACTGCTGCCGGTGATGAGCTTGATCTTCTCGGTGGTGTTGAGCTTGGCAACAAATTGCGAGGCTTTCTCGTGTGCGGATTTCCAGTCACCGAGAGACACTGTCAAGAGTCAGCCACTGGCAAAGAACTGGTCCCTAGTGCAGAGAGGATACCTTTGCCGCTGGACAGAAGGCCGGCTTCAAaattgctggcggcggccagCGCGGTGCCGagcagaaaggaaagaaCTGATAACGAAGGTACCCTCATCGTAGtgaggagggagagtgatCTATAGTGCGGTAAAAGGAACGGAAGGGAAACTGAATTCCAATTGATCAACTGAGGCTATTCGGCACTCAGGACGGATCTTTATACTATGGCCCATTATGGTCATAGAGAAGCATACGCGTCTGCCGCGCACAGGCCATATTCTCTCGGAAAACCCGAGAGCTTGTTTGATCCATTTAGTTTAGGGTCTACCGTACACTGGGGCTCTTGCGTCTATGATGACGTGGATATTCGGTAGCAAAACAGCCGGTTCGGCAAGCCGAGCGCTGGCTGAACAACCAATAGGAGCTGTATACAGACCAAGTAGTGGGATATACCCACGTGTGTGAGCGAACTACAGCCAATCACGGAGGATATAACTTCTGCAGGGTTTGCACAATACAGTATTCAATAAAGAGTATACAGGAAAGTACGGCGTTGGTTCTTGCAGACCCAGCGGATGATGATGTTAAGAGTACTGGTCTGCAGTCATAGACATAGAACTCAACATACAATTACTCGTTATCTTAGTAACAACAAGCAGCGAGTGATTCCGCTTAAAGACTGGCACCTCTTCGGGCTAACTTCGGGCCAGATGTCCTGTTCTTGTGGGTCGGCCAAGAGGGTTCTGCGAAGAGCGTTGAAAAAATCTAAGAGGGCAGAAAAGAACTGGCTATCAAGATATGAGACATTGTAAGATGAAACTTCTGCAACGTACCCTGAAACCCGGCCCACCCGGTATAACAGTAATGTTAGTCTCACAAGGCTGAAAACTGCAGGGAACTTGGTGCACCACGAGTTCATGAATCATGATCTCTCAACCGGCGGCATGTGTAAAAATATGTGTGCGAAAGATGTTGAACCTACAGCCAGTCGCAGACCTTCCATCGACCATATGTTGATATCCAGAACTTTCGCCTAATTTCCGACAATAGTGAAATCAAGACGCTCTTCGAAAGCTTTGCTCAATGGATCACATGCGATCTGAAGTACTTAAGGGGAACAAAACGCTGCTACGAGCTGTCCTCGGCCCAAAATTTTAGTATCTGTTCTAAAAGCTATAGTCCGCCTTGGGCGGATGTTTAGACTTATTTCTCAAATCTAAGTGACATAAGGCCCTGACGCATAGACAGCGGACGTGAAAACTTCGTTGACAATGGCTCGTGATCGATACGCTTCACCAACTTAGTAGCTAGAAAACAAAGTGACAACATAGACCAGAGTAACAGTTTTCAATTATCAGATGATTGCTGTCCTCATTCCCCATATACGACCCAGCAATGATTGCTTGGGCGTCGGGTTGAgcctttcttcctctctttcctcttcgtcaatccTGTCAAAATACTTTGCCGGGCCAAAATCCATGTCTTTGGGCGCTACTAGCTTCGTCTTGAAATATATCTGCACAGGCTGTCAGTTAGACTTCTATCTGggaagggcaggaggaaaaaGCACCTTGTATAAGGCGTAGTCCGCGAAAAACAGCGGAACAGTGATGTACGTAGCGAAGAAATTCTCCGCACTAGGATTTCCTTTGAACGGATAGATGGCAAAGTATAATTGCgcggcaaggaagaggattATCAGCACCATTCCAAGATACTGTGAGTAGGGGGCGAAGCGATCACGGTAAGGGAGCGTTCTGTTGTCGATTCCCTGGGACTTGAGACCTTGGCGGAATCGAATATGGGAGACATAGATCAAAAACCAGTTGCAAAAGGAGGAGATGCCGACCTGGACCTTATGAGCAAAAGTACCGGTGCAGTAAAGGAGTCTTTCTTACCAGGTTCGAGAACCAATTATAGACCTGCGTAGACGTATTGTTGAGATTCAAGTATGTCAGGCCTCCACCCAGCAGCCCACTCATGACAAGCGCAAACCAGGGACGGCCGGCCGCATCCTTCTTGCCGAACCAGGAGTGGATGATCCCAATATCAGCCATATGCGAGAAGGAGCGGCTCGCCACGTAGTATGAAGTCATGCTGCAGGAGAGAACAGTGACAAAGACGAGGCCGTTGATTATGTGGGCAAAGGTCGGTGAGCCGCCGTCACGGATAGCAATGATGAAGGGGCTCGACAGTGTGCTGGACGCGGTCAGGTCTGGGTGGTTGTAAGGCACGCACATGCCGACGAGCCAGATGTTAACAATATAAAAGAGGAACATGCGCCAGAAGAGCGGGTTGGTTGAGCGTTTTACTGTCCTTCGTGGATCCTTCATCTCGCCAGCTGTAATGGCGACCCAGCCGGCTGAGTTAGTTAGCAGGACACTTTTTCGGTGCATCTATCAGGACTTCATACCTGAGGGACAGCTAAATGCGGCCTGAAGCACAGCCTTGCAGACGCCTTTGATTCCATTATTGAATGCCCCTGGTGTTTTCCAGTAGTGGAACACAAGTGGGCCAGCCTGTGACGGCAGTCCACCAGATGCCATGATGAACAGGAAGCACATGGAAGAGGTAATTGAGAAGACCTTAAGTGCACTCATTACAACTTCCACGCTGCCGTATTTCCGCACATGAAATAAGTTGGGTATTGCGGTGACTATGGCGAATATCGTGATGTACGCTGCCATAGGGAAGTTTCTCGGAGCCTCCCAATACTGCAGCACATTGATGCAGGCAATCACCTCGGCCGGGACTGTCATAGTCCACGAGAACCACAGGTTCATGCCCATTGCAAATGCGGCTGCCGGGTCGACGTACTCCATGCATTGGCGGATGTATCCTCCGCCGATGGGTTTGTAGCAAGTCATCTCTCCAATTGAGAGGAACTCAATGTAGATTGCGAGTCTAGATAATGCAGTACCCATGCCGTCAGCAGTCTATACCCACGAAATCGGGGAGCAGTACTCACGCAACCAATGCATAACCAATAGCACATCCTGCGGGTCCGGCTGTCTCATCGTCAGTTTTGCCTACTAACGTATTGTGTTGCATATGGGGCCCGATCTACTCACCAGCAGACAGCGCTGTCCCTGTACCGATCCAGAGACCCAGTCCAATTCCACCACCGAGGGACAGCATAATGACAGCACGAGGCGACAGCCCCCTGCTCCATCCACTCTCATCATACCCTGTCGAGGCTACTTGGCCCACCTCGACATCCGAACCCGGTTGGCTAGCGGCCCTCACAGGTGACTTCTTCTCATCTGGCATATTGCGTGCAAGTCGGAAAATGATGTAGCACGCAGATGGCGTGTCAAATACAATAGACAGACGACAGTGTACGGACGGTCAGCGGCATTTATGTGCAATGTTTATCTCATAGATGCAAGAACGCGATATCAAGCCAAGCACAACTGTACTGCCCTTCAAAGAGATAAAGGACGCACACGATCCTTGGTTGATTGGAGATCTTCCGGTGGCGGACCGGGCGTTAACCGGAAGAAATTTGACAATGGCCTGCATGTTATTGGCTGCTAGTAGCTCGGCTCGAATTAGTCGTGGGATAATGGAGACAGTGGGAGGTCATGGTTAGTGCTTCAGCGTCGTCTGGGAGATTAATATGTGCTCCAACTGATATGGCACGAATTGATGGGATACCATACTACTTTCAGGGCACTTATCATCAGGGCGGACTATCATGACCAGTTATCTTGCGTAGCATATCGATCGAGCTATGGAATTATAAAATCAAGTCTGTGCGAGTGAAATTGTTCTTGATCGGCGCCAGACTGGGGACCTTGTGAGGGCTTAGGGCTGAGAAGCGGTATTAGGCATAGGAACAGCGATTATTGCTTGCTAACTGGCCATTGACTCGCTAATTTCATCACTTCTCGTCTACAACCGGCCCTCTGACATCTGTCCTCGTTTGCTTGAGGTGAGAGGCCGACAGAATGCTGTTCTGCGTGCTGTCCAGTCGAGCCTGTGTCGTCTTGAAGACGGACGGGATGCCCGTCTCTTCAAACTCGACTCCGTTGAGCATCATCTGCGCAATTCCCTTTGCGGAGAGAAATATCTGTGGCATACCATGCCCGTTGAAGCCCGCGATGACAAATTGTCCCTCCTTGCAAGGAACCCGCCCGACGTGAGGGAGAGAGTCTGTCGTGTATCCCATGACTAGAGCCGGTCAGTTTCTCTCAATATATGATAGACATCATTTCACTTACTGCCCGTCCATACCCGGTCGGTGTATGCTCCTGTATCCTCCCATCCGTGGAAATACTTTTGCATGTAGCCCTCAAAGTGATGCGCTGCTGGCTCAATCAAACGGCTGTCGTCTGTGACGTTATACCAGTTCTTCAGGTCGTGTACATAGACTGATCTGGCACCACCAATAATGATGCTTCCGTCTGGGCGAGGGACCAGATACTCATAGATTCCCTCTTTGATGCGCACCGTGTATGAGGAATCTAAAGTCGGGCTCAGAGGATGTGGCGGGTTCGGTACCACGACGCGGCTGCAAATGCCCCGAACGGGGACGATTTTGTCTGCATACTCGGGCGCAATGCCAGAGGTATAGGCATTAGTGGCGAAGACCACCTGTTTGGCTCGAATTAATCCTCGCTCTGTCTTCACTATCCAGCCGTTGTTTGACTCAGATACATCTACGACGGGGGTGTTCGTCTGCAAGTTGGCCCCCTTGGCTATACACTTCTTGAGCAGGCCACAAATGAACTTGTACGGCCAGAGACGGCCGGCTTTGTAGCTGAAGCAGCTCTTCGCTCCTTTGACTCCCGAGACCTGTCAGGTTGTCAGTAACTGGCAACCACAAGCAGAGGAGATTTCTAGACACACCATTTCcgcctccatatccataGTGAACGCCGCGGTCTTCGTCGTCTCCGAACCATTTGCCAAAAGGGTCTCATATGCCTTCCGGAGTTTCTCTGTGTGCTGCTCATCTAGTTGGACGTCATGCGCCTGTGCTACGACCAGATCGCATGCTATCTTCTCCCGTTCCACGACAGCCTCAATTGCGGGAATATGTGCGGTCTCGAAGGCTGCGAGCTCGGCTGCGGCGGTAATGCCATGTGTCTCTGCAACAGTGCCGACGAAATTGTACACGTCCGGTTTCAGGTGACCGCCTGCCATGAGCTGTCAGTACGGGACTTTGGATTTGATTGGTAAGGTGGAAGGTTGTACCATTCCTCCCCGTCGCCCCGGAACAGACCTGCCGCGCTTCGAGGATCACAATCGACGGTCGAGAGAACGGCTGGGCTTGATCGAGCAAGTGGTACGTTGTTGAGGCGCCGGCATATCCCGCGCCAATAACCACGATGTCAGCCGCCGGGGGCAGGGTCGCAGTTGAGCGGTAGTTGTCCAACGTACTTGGTTCCGTGCGCCAGAACGGTGTGATGCTGTTAGCAACAGGAAATGGCTTGGATATCATGGCGAATGGTCATAAACGTCTCAGAAATCTTTTGAGGCTGCGAAAAGCCGACGTTATCCCCACGAAGCAAGGCTTTATACGGAGGATCAGATAAGAAGGGAGCTACTAACTGCTACCCCCGGGTCCACAGACAGTTGGAGATGGTGGAACGACTGATTGGATCAGACGATAAGGAGTAAGACGTCAGACCGGTGCTTAAACGGTTAGACGCCGGTGTGCGCGTCTCCAACTAATACATGCCTGTAGATACGCCCGGTGCGTGGCGATAACTGCTAAAGGCCAGCTGGCCCGGATGCTCTTCCGGTCGACATTATCAGGCAGATAAGAATGAAGACGAGACGGACGATAAGCTTTGTAGAAGACTGATAGAGTCGCTTATAGCGAGTATTGGTTTGTTGATTGCTTTCATTATTCCTTTATTTTTGCAATAATACGACTACCACGCATACCATTGACCCCGTCCGTCACCCTTCCACAGCCAAATCTTTCTGTATCCATACAATGACCACAGCGCGGAAGCACGTCGTCTTCGATGTCGTCGGCACATGTGTCTCTTTCGACGCCTATTTCAACGCCATCGACCGAGTCCTAGGTGACCGCCTGCGCGCCAACAACATCACGCCTCAATTCTTTGGCTATAGTTGGATGACGGCCGCTGAGCTGGAGTTCACATTTCTGTCCATATCAGAGCGACATCGGCCCTACAAGCACATCCTCGAGGCGGTCTTCTATCGAACTCTTCATATGGCAGGGGTCAAAGACCCCCGAGCGCTAGCTACCGAGACCGAGCGCGACGAGTGTATCCAGGGGTACTGGAGTCTGCAGCTCCGACCTGGGATCAGCGAGTGCTTTGCGAAATTAAGGGAGTCGGGGTTCGCCATCTGGTGTCTCACGACAGGCGACATCGCACGAGTGAAGGGGTATTTTGAGCGAGGAGGCGTGGACTTGCCAGCAGAGAATATCATCAGCTGCGACAGCAAGGGGGTAGCCAAGCCAGCACTGGATGCATACCGACCAGTGTTCGAGCAGTTTGCGCCTCGCGACGAGAAGTGGTTCGCTGCAGCGCATATGTGGGATGTCTCGGCAGCAGTCAAAGTTGGATTTCGAGGGGCTTATTGTACAGTCTACGAGCAGGATCCGTGTCTGGTGATCTTTGATACTAAGATGGATGTTATTGCAGATAGTCTGGTGGATATGGCGGAAGAAATTGTCAAGGCCTCTGCGTCATGATATTTGTATACTGTCTGCTAGATCCGAAATATTCAATGATCATCTTGACCCCGAAAAGGAAGAGCCAGTTCTTTCTAAACCGTCAAGGCTGTCGTCGACACCAAAGTCAGTGTCAAACCTGTATCCGGGCATTGCGAGAAACTCCTGCAAGAATCGAAGCTCAGGTTGAATGGGCAGGCTGCCGTTGTCAAAGGGCAGTGCGTCAAAGGAGCACGGGGAGTGTAGGTTGGGCATATCCTCGGTATGCttcattgaagaggagactCCGGTTTCGAGCGACTGGGGTATGTGCTCATCCAAGTGATTTTGGCTCGCAAATAATGTCAAGCCGGGGGTCCATTGGCTGTGCATTTTCTCTGGGTTTGTGCTGCCAGTAGACTTCCACATGGTTTCCCACTGTTTGAAACCCTCATAGTCGGCACCAGATTTGTTTCTTGGCGTATCTCCATGCCCGGTTCCATCTGCCTCATTCGCGCAATGCAGACGTGTCAACGCGCGCTCAAGCGACTCCAGGAGTGCCACTTCCGATCTCGCCGAgtccccagcagcagccatcTCGCGGATCATCTCCAGGCCCTGGTGCAGTTCACCCTGAAACTGGCTCGATTGGCCTTGAATTGAGCGGGCAATGAGTGCCAATAAAGATGCCCGGCAGGAACTGTACTCAGCATACGAAGCGCGAGCGAGGCCAGGCCCATTATTTTGCAGGATACTGCACAGCCTCAGGGCTTCCTTAGCAGCTTGGATGCAGGAATCAACTAGCTGCTGACGGTGCTTTGTATGGTTGTTAATGACACTAGTGGCCACTGCGCGGGTGTCACTGTTTTGTGTTTCTGGTGAAGCGGGCGACGAGCGAGAAGCAGCCCGGTTCAGAAGGAGTGGCCGTCCAATAAACATAGAGACAAGGCAGTATTCGAGCCGGAGATGTATACATGAccgataatgaggatgagtCTGCTGGTAGGGTACGTCCTTCTGCGCCTGGACCTCATCCGGCAGCGTATTCCACCAAGCTTCCAGATTATTCTTCTCGTTCACAAGCCTCAACAATATGGATGAGCGCTCGTGTTTTGGACAGGTGCGTAGTAAAAACCTGTAGCATTGTTCAGTCGCAAGCGAGAGGACGGATAACGAGCAGACGTACATCTCCCGGCAAAGCTCCTCTAGCCTCTGTGTGAGCTGGATGGACGCGACCATATAAGGTATAATCTCGCACTGCAGATCGTCTCTATGCGTGGGTAAAGGAGCGTCGACGTCGAATCGGTGTGTCGACAATGGCCGACCATGAAAGATGGAGATTTTCCTGTCTTTCATCAGCACTCACGGTATTCAAATCTGCAGCGTTATGCCTTGCCCTCGTACCTTTCAAGTGTGTATGCTGTCCACCATACGCGGTTCCTCATCTCGACCATGGCGGCGCTCAGCCCGGTGCCAGTGTACCTTCTGTGCAACCCGTTCTGCATCCCTAGTCGGTTTGTGAGAGTAATGTAAATATATCCAAGACCAGAGGCGTCAAGGGGGAGCGCATATATAGCGAAAAGTAAGCATGCCTGGACGCTTTCGAGGGAGGATGCTTCAATTATTTCGGGTAAGAGCCGAATTGCTTGCTGATAGAACATCGTTCCTAGTGCATCTTCAGTGAATTCCGCTGACTTTCGAGTGGGCGAGTCGAGGTATGCGTATTGGGTGGCAATGGCGAAGACAGTGAGGACTATACTCACGACCGCAGCGCTCTTATTTCCAAACCGCCCGCGGTCGTTGTATAGAGCATCCACTTTATCTGTAAGCCACTCCTTGTCTAGGACGTAGTAGTACGTCTCTGCATGCTTGAAGAACACATTAATCAAGAAATCAGCAATGTGACGCGGCGGGCAGCAGGATACGGCTGCTGCAATACTGTTTGCGCCCGAGTGCAGCTGTTCAGCACGCCAATAATTGGAAACTTGGAGAGGATCCTGAGTTTGCTGCGCTGCCATTAGCTTCTGATACTGGGCGTATGTGAAGCATGAAATGTATACCATGCGGTCCTCAATGTGCCGCTTGACACGCATCGAGAAATTCCAATACGAGAACTCGCCAGAGTAGTCTACCACAGTCATTACTGGCCTCCATTCTCAAGAGTAGATTGACTTACGCGTCGTCGTATCCTCGACCGGATTGATAGTGCAGACTTCGTCCTCAATtgaatcttcttctggcgctgctgAGCTGTTATTCTGTTCATGCTCATCTAGTGCCCTAGCCATTCGGCGTAGGCTGTCaaggtcgaggtcgatgcCTTCAAACTTGTGCTTCAGGATTCTCTCCATGTACATTACTCGCTCTAACAACTCATGGATATTGACCTCCGGCGCCGGTGTCCTAGTCATACAGAATTAGCGTTCCCCTTTGCAACGACAAGTGTCCAACCATACTGCACCGGGACCGGGGAATGATCATGATCGACGGATGATAGGCGCTTGAACTCGCAAGTGCGACGGAGATGCATGCATCGCGTGCAGGGGATGCCGCCTTCACATCTCTCCTTTAGTCTTCGACATCTGTCGCAACTGCATCGTCCTTGTCAGTAACTCCCGATAATGACTCGACCTTCACTTACGCACGGGCAGTTCGTCTCCTATCCTCGCGCGTCCTTCGTCGCTTGATCGGTGCGTTTATGGGAGTCTCCATGCCAATCATCAACGGTTCTATGGCATAGTAAACCGTATAATGCTGAGATATCGGTCCTCAGAGCTATTCCGTGGTAAAGCGGGGGCGTTATCTAGTTGGAGAAGCACCTTTCCATATACACTATAGCGCGACGCCCAAGCCATTAAGAGGGGTGATAAGGTCACGGGAAGGTTTCTACGAGTATACTGAAGCCCAAGGCATCTCTACAAGACGCGACGTTTCTAGTTTCCTATATATGATGGCGTCGCGAAGAATGCAGCAAGACAGCTGCACTCGCCATGTGACCGTTTCAGGGTTAAACAACCTCAACAGTCTTGGAGAGAGTTTGGATCGGGCTCCGATGTTGCCCAGCAACAAACTATCTCAGGAAATAGGTTATAACATATCTTTGATAATCAAGAAAACTGAACGAGCGAACCCTAAGGATTGAGATGATTGTTCAGCTGACAGGGCTCCGCGGAGGGGCGTCACGGATCGCCGCGACGATGTTGTGAGGCTCACTCAGGCTAGCCACCTCCAACGGCCGATAAGCAGGCGACGGCCAAGGTGAGTGTGGAGCCTGGCCTGGACTGGCTGGCAACAAAagtgccttcttcctcagacAAGACGATCCAACAAAGTGAACCCGACCATGTCTTCCCGCCAGGTCACctttgctgctgcccagcTGGGCCCGATCCAACGAAGCGACTCACGCGAGAGCGTTCTGTCGCGCATGACATCTCTGCTAGACGAGGCCGTATCGCAAAGTCCACCAGCCCAAGTGGTTGTTTTCCCCGAGCTGGCCTTCACGACCTTCTTCCCGCGCTACTTCTTCCCGGACGAGCAAGAGCTGCACAGCTACTTCGAGCCCGAAT encodes the following:
- a CDS encoding protein bglD (transcript_id=CADANIAT00003933) translates to MRVPSLSVLSFLLGTALAAASNFEAGLLSSGKVSLGDWKSAHEKASQFVAKLNTTEKIKLITGSSVTTTNGETFTALDILDGDMGAQAYYYVSAFSLSSALAMTWDKEAMYEQGRAIAAEFYGKGIQMVAGPTSQPLGRTPWGGRLVESFGPDPYLNGIATGLETRAYADVGVIAGAKHFILNEQETNRTGGMGGGGGAPGGGGMGRGAEFSSSVPGGMSPTSSAGAIPSSTSTPGGSGMGGGMAGSSAFSSSSSSGAPYSSNADDKTLHETYLWSFYDAVHSGLGGVMCAMTKVNGTLSCQSSSLLLDILKTELGFPGMVWPDTNGQQDALASAANGLDYGSSSLWSESTIEGYLESNNITEARLNDMAIRNLMGYYYVNLDNGTQPSTAAQDDYVDVRANHAKLIRSHGSKSMVLLKNKNNTLPLYKPHKMAIFGSHARAAVAGPNMQFSVEGSGPTYDGHIATDSGSGQASLPYLITPENALNIKASQDGTMLRWIANDTYSSSTGSALVMQGSSSTSVTPSVSAYSENMDVCLVFINALAGEGADRTELRNTDQDNLINEVADNCDNTVVVINTVGARILDSWIEHENVTAVLYGSLLGQESGNSIVDVLYGDVNPSGRLTYTIAKTESDYNVDICYTAQCNFTEGNYIDYRYFDAYNVTPRYEFGYGLSYTDFAYSNLHIQGPSALSTYPTGQLAVGGYEDLWDTVAKVTVTIRNAGSLDGAEVPQLYISYPDVAKQPVRQLRGFHNVYIKKGQSTKVTFELRRRDISYWDVQHQKWAVAPGTYEAWVGASSRDLRTHGSFVVKTKA
- a CDS encoding uncharacterized protein (transcript_id=CADANIAT00003934), with amino-acid sequence MPDEKKSPVRAASQPGSDVEVGQVASTGYDESGWSRGLSPRAVIMLSLGGGIGLGLWIGTGTALSAGKTDDETAGPAGCAIGYALVALAIYIEFLSIGEMTCYKPIGGGYIRQCMEYVDPAAAFAMGMNLWFSWTMTVPAEVIACINVLQYWEAPRNFPMAAYITIFAIVTAIPNLFHVRKYGSVEVVMSALKVFSITSSMCFLFIMASGGLPSQAGPLVFHYWKTPGAFNNGIKGVCKAVLQAAFSCPSAGWVAITAGEMKDPRRTVKRSTNPLFWRMFLFYIVNIWLVGMCVPYNHPDLTASSTLSSPFIIAIRDGGSPTFAHIINGLVFVTVLSCSMTSYYVASRSFSHMADIGIIHSWFGKKDAAGRPWFALVMSGLLGGGLTYLNLNNTSTQVYNWFSNLVGISSFCNWFLIYVSHIRFRQGLKSQGIDNRTLPYRDRFAPYSQYLGMVLIILFLAAQLYFAIYPFKGNPSAENFFATYITVPLFFADYALYKIYFKTKLVAPKDMDFGPAKYFDRIDEEEREEERLNPTPKQSLLGRIWGMRTAII
- a CDS encoding NAD(P)/FAD-dependent oxidoreductase (transcript_id=CADANIAT00003935), giving the protein MISKPFPVANSITPFWRTEPSTLDNYRSTATLPPAADIVVIGAGYAGASTTYHLLDQAQPFSRPSIVILEARQLMAGGHLKPDVYNFVGTVAETHGITAAAELAAFETAHIPAIEAVVEREKIACDLVVAQAHDVQLDEQHTEKLRKAYETLLANGSETTKTAAFTMDMEAEMVSGVKGAKSCFSYKAGRLWPYKFICGLLKKCIAKGANLQTNTPVVDVSESNNGWIVKTERGLIRAKQVVFATNAYTSGIAPEYADKIVPVRGICSRVVVPNPPHPLSPTLDSSYTVRIKEGIYEYLVPRPDGSIIIGGARSVYVHDLKNWYNVTDDSRLIEPAAHHFEGYMQKYFHGWEDTGAYTDRVWTGIMGYTTDSLPHVGRVPCKEGQFVIAGFNGHGMPQIFLSAKGIAQMMLNGVEFEETGIPSVFKTTQARLDSTQNSILSASHLKQTRTDVRGPVVDEK
- a CDS encoding putative 2-haloalkanoic acid dehalogenase (transcript_id=CADANIAT00003936), whose translation is MTTARKHVVFDVVGTCVSFDAYFNAIDRVLGDRLRANNITPQFFGYSWMTAAELEFTFLSISERHRPYKHILEAVFYRTLHMAGVKDPRALATETERDECIQGYWSLQLRPGISECFAKLRESGFAIWCLTTGDIARVKGYFERGGVDLPAENIISCDSKGVAKPALDAYRPVFEQFAPRDEKWFAAAHMWDVSAAVKVGFRGAYCTVYEQDPCLVIFDTKMDVIADSLVDMAEEIVKASAS
- a CDS encoding transcription factor domain-containing protein (transcript_id=CADANIAT00003937); protein product: METPINAPIKRRRTREDRRRTARACDRCRRLKERCEGGIPCTRCMHLRRTCEFKRLSSVDHDHSPVPVQTPAPEVNIHELLERVMYMERILKHKFEGIDLDLDSLRRMARALDEHEQNNSSAAPEEDSIEDEVCTINPVEDTTTHYSGEFSYWNFSMRVKRHIEDRMVYISCFTYAQYQKLMAAQQTQDPLQVSNYWRAEQLHSGANSIAAAVSCCPPRHIADFLINVFFKHAETYYYVLDKEWLTDKVDALYNDRGRFGNKSAAVVSIVLTVFAIATQYAYLDSPTRKSAEFTEDALGTMFYQQAIRLLPEIIEASSLESVQACLLFAIYALPLDASGLGYIYITLTNRLGMQNGLHRRYTGTGLSAAMVEMRNRVWWTAYTLERKISIFHGRPLSTHRFDVDAPLPTHRDDLQCEIIPYMVASIQLTQRLEELCREMYVCSLSVLSLATEQCYRFLLRTCPKHERSSILLRLVNEKNNLEAWWNTLPDEVQAQKDVPYQQTHPHYRSCIHLRLEYCLVSMFIGRPLLLNRAASRSSPASPETQNSDTRAVATSVINNHTKHRQQLVDSCIQAAKEALRLCSILQNNGPGLARASYAEYSSCRASLLALIARSIQGQSSQFQGELHQGLEMIREMAAAGDSARSEVALLESLERALTRLHCANEADGTGHGDTPRNKSGADYEGFKQWETMWKSTGSTNPEKMHSQWTPGLTLFASQNHLDEHIPQSLETGVSSSMKHTEDMPNLHSPCSFDALPFDNGSLPIQPELRFLQEFLAMPGYRFDTDFGVDDSLDGLERTGSSFSGSR